One window from the genome of [Mycobacterium] stephanolepidis encodes:
- a CDS encoding MlaD family protein — protein sequence MAARKVLAASAVAAVAVLSGCATNGLGDLPLPAPGIGSGGYRLTALFANVLNLPDSAKVKLAGADVGQVDEMHVSNYTAITTLRILDGVRLPKGSTAELRSATPLGDVFVSIRPPAGALSDGPLLQDGDTIGLDSTTAAATVESVLSSAALASNGGAVRNLTNIVNGFGKATGDQGQAFGDLINDSNQLLGKLNSRSAEISDALTQTSQLADRIDAKNQAITDIVTAAGPATETLAANTAQLSELLVMTGDTTKQLQKFPSIAGTDTSGRSVIKDANTVAKAWNDVAVDPDTSLAAFNRIMPTAIKATAGNSLSLTAGIDQLVLGSIPDAGSHADIGLHGPKRYNWAQLVGSVKYTLWRLQERVVGQGAYGQEVPVRPSPTEPGVIETIPPAPGGGR from the coding sequence ATGGCGGCGCGCAAGGTACTGGCGGCGTCGGCGGTCGCGGCTGTCGCAGTGCTGAGTGGTTGTGCCACCAATGGTCTCGGCGATCTTCCGCTGCCCGCGCCGGGTATCGGTAGTGGTGGGTACCGCCTTACGGCGCTGTTCGCCAACGTCCTCAACCTGCCGGACAGTGCGAAGGTGAAACTCGCCGGTGCCGACGTGGGACAGGTCGACGAGATGCACGTGAGTAACTACACGGCAATCACCACGCTGCGCATCCTTGACGGGGTTCGGCTGCCCAAGGGAAGTACCGCCGAACTGCGGTCGGCCACACCACTCGGTGATGTTTTTGTTTCGATCCGTCCCCCTGCAGGGGCACTTTCCGATGGTCCGCTCCTGCAGGACGGTGACACTATCGGTCTGGACTCGACGACTGCAGCGGCGACGGTGGAATCGGTGCTCAGCTCAGCCGCGCTGGCCTCCAACGGGGGCGCCGTGCGCAACCTGACGAACATCGTCAATGGTTTCGGTAAGGCGACCGGCGATCAGGGCCAGGCATTCGGCGATCTGATCAATGACTCCAATCAGCTACTGGGAAAGCTAAATTCACGCTCGGCAGAGATATCCGACGCTCTTACCCAGACCTCGCAGCTGGCTGATCGGATCGACGCCAAGAACCAGGCTATTACCGATATCGTGACAGCGGCGGGGCCGGCCACGGAGACACTGGCCGCCAACACCGCGCAGCTGTCCGAACTCTTGGTGATGACGGGCGACACCACCAAGCAACTGCAGAAGTTCCCGTCGATTGCCGGTACCGACACCAGCGGCCGCAGCGTCATCAAGGACGCCAACACCGTTGCGAAGGCATGGAACGACGTGGCGGTGGATCCCGATACCAGCCTCGCTGCCTTCAACCGGATCATGCCCACCGCGATCAAAGCAACCGCTGGAAACTCGCTGTCCCTCACCGCGGGAATAGACCAGTTGGTTCTCGGCTCGATACCCGATGCGGGTTCTCACGCCGACATAGGTCTGCATGGCCCCAAGCGATACAACTGGGCGCAACTGGTGGGCTCCGTTAAGTACACGCTGTGGCGCTTGCAGGAACGCGTCGTCGGTCAGGGTGCGTACGGGCAGGAGGTTCCGGTGCGCCCCAGTCCCACCGAGCCCGGTGTCATCGAGACCATTCCGCCTGCTCCGGGAGGTGGGCGATGA
- a CDS encoding MlaD family protein yields MMTMGAKRNRLIAMIGTVVVLAAVVIGAGAYFVKSQLDHITLTAQFDNASGLYESNVVAVLGMPVGKITKITPQSGYVEVQFTVDKDVKVPADVQAVTLSTSILTDRQVELSPPYRGGPTLKDGDTIGLDHTKTPVEFDRVLGMLDRLSLSLKGDGKGQGPVADIVNSAAGVADNNGEKIKSGLGELSKALRLSSEGGVTTREQLTTIIKNVSSLFDAAAANDGKLREFASTVHQLSQILDDEALGTGSTGHKFNDLVNKAGDIVEANRDNLKQTILNSNTALKAVVDNQREISEWIDVQPLAWDNMYNVVDQDNKRLRIRFMTDRLLFESQMDKEICNMMGLRQLGCGTGTLQDYGPDFGLTYMLDGLAAMGQK; encoded by the coding sequence ATGATGACAATGGGTGCCAAGCGGAATCGGCTGATCGCGATGATTGGCACGGTGGTGGTGCTGGCCGCGGTCGTCATCGGCGCAGGCGCGTATTTCGTGAAATCGCAACTGGACCACATCACACTGACCGCGCAGTTCGACAATGCCTCAGGGCTGTATGAGTCGAATGTTGTTGCGGTGCTGGGTATGCCGGTGGGAAAGATTACGAAGATCACGCCGCAGTCCGGTTACGTCGAGGTGCAGTTCACGGTCGACAAAGATGTGAAGGTGCCTGCCGATGTTCAGGCGGTCACGTTGTCCACCTCGATCCTGACCGACCGTCAAGTTGAACTGTCTCCGCCCTATCGCGGTGGGCCGACTCTCAAGGACGGTGACACCATCGGATTGGACCACACCAAGACCCCGGTGGAGTTCGACAGAGTGCTGGGCATGCTGGACCGACTTTCATTGTCCCTCAAGGGGGATGGCAAGGGTCAGGGGCCAGTGGCCGACATCGTCAATTCGGCTGCCGGTGTCGCTGATAACAACGGGGAGAAGATCAAGTCAGGACTCGGCGAGTTATCCAAGGCACTGCGCTTGAGTTCCGAAGGTGGCGTGACCACGCGCGAGCAGTTGACCACCATCATCAAGAATGTCAGCTCGCTGTTCGACGCTGCAGCAGCCAACGATGGCAAGTTGCGTGAATTCGCCTCCACTGTCCACCAACTGAGTCAAATTCTCGATGATGAGGCGCTGGGAACCGGCTCGACCGGACACAAGTTCAACGATCTGGTCAACAAAGCTGGAGACATTGTCGAGGCCAATCGGGACAACCTCAAACAAACCATCCTCAACTCCAATACCGCGCTCAAAGCGGTGGTGGACAACCAGCGTGAGATCTCCGAGTGGATCGACGTCCAACCGTTGGCGTGGGACAACATGTACAACGTTGTGGACCAGGACAACAAGCGGTTGCGTATCCGGTTCATGACCGACCGGCTGCTATTCGAGAGTCAGATGGACAAGGAAATCTGCAACATGATGGGCCTACGTCAATTGGGCTGCGGCACAGGAACGTTGCAGGACTATGGTCCCGATTTCGGGCTGACCTACATGCTGGACGGACTCGCGGCGATGGGGCAGAAGTGA
- a CDS encoding MCE family protein produces the protein MAEQSRWQRIKKRPVETYNKTWLGFIAIAAIAALVGGMLLVKAMGLGYTTYTAEFAQAASLRAGQPITVAGIPVGNVTGMKLVGDHVEAGLSVRDDITLGKDTKASIRVTTILGSRYLDLQPKGAGALPGKTIDLAHTEVPYDLQAALAGATNTFDQVDFDKVAQSLSILGKQLQGLPNVVPEAMQNIQSLSSVIAERRDQLGTLLKSTEKVTNTLRRQQSGIGVLINQGQDLLGELVARRATFHAMLQSFTNLVEQLSKVLIKDRPQLDEMLKTARGLSDMLGKHDDLLRSLYPIAPVLIRGIANSTGTGNAIDINLSNGLLVDSWMCAISGRAKQFGMIPYFKDCK, from the coding sequence ATGGCTGAGCAATCCAGATGGCAGAGGATCAAGAAGCGGCCGGTCGAGACGTACAACAAGACCTGGCTCGGGTTCATCGCTATCGCGGCAATCGCTGCGTTGGTGGGTGGCATGCTGCTGGTCAAGGCCATGGGCCTGGGCTACACCACCTACACTGCGGAATTCGCGCAGGCTGCCTCGTTACGCGCCGGTCAGCCGATCACGGTGGCGGGTATCCCCGTCGGGAACGTCACGGGCATGAAACTGGTCGGTGACCATGTTGAAGCCGGGCTCAGCGTCCGAGACGACATCACGTTGGGCAAGGACACCAAAGCCTCGATCCGCGTCACCACCATCCTGGGATCCCGGTACTTGGATCTACAGCCCAAGGGTGCGGGGGCATTGCCTGGCAAGACAATTGACCTCGCGCATACCGAGGTTCCCTACGATCTGCAGGCCGCGCTTGCCGGCGCGACGAACACCTTCGACCAAGTCGATTTCGACAAGGTGGCTCAGTCACTGAGCATCCTCGGCAAGCAGCTGCAGGGTCTGCCCAACGTGGTGCCAGAGGCCATGCAGAACATCCAGTCGCTGTCCTCGGTGATCGCCGAGCGGCGCGATCAGTTGGGGACTCTGCTCAAGAGCACCGAAAAGGTGACTAACACCCTGCGGCGCCAGCAGTCCGGCATCGGCGTGCTGATCAACCAGGGACAAGATCTACTCGGTGAACTCGTGGCCCGCCGTGCCACCTTCCACGCAATGCTGCAGTCGTTTACGAACCTGGTTGAGCAGCTCAGCAAGGTCTTGATCAAGGACCGCCCGCAGCTCGACGAGATGCTCAAGACGGCGCGCGGGCTTTCCGACATGTTGGGTAAGCACGACGACCTGCTGCGCAGTCTCTACCCGATTGCACCGGTGTTGATACGCGGTATCGCCAACTCGACGGGCACCGGCAACGCCATCGACATCAACCTGTCGAATGGTCTGTTGGTCGATTCGTGGATGTGTGCGATCAGCGGGCGCGCTAAGCAATTCGGAATGATCCCGTACTTCAAGGACTGCAAATGA
- a CDS encoding MlaD family protein: MKFRGPLIGLAVFMTVALTLGWLVFATLRRDVSGSTTAYSAVFTDVYGLRDGDDVRMAGVRVGRVQKIELVNNDQARVDFVVQNDQKLYGNTVASVTYQNIVGQRYLGLALGKSGDTNVLPGGSTIPVERTDPSFDVTTLLNGYEPLFSTLSPEQADNLTKGVIQSLQGDNASIVTLVSQTSTLTKTFAGRDQALGNAITSLNTVTGNLAQQNDNLDTMLTQTRQTVSDLDRKRPELVSSVGSMAQSMRRLSKITDEVYPSLDELITRQPGFGKHVVSIEPQYAFLGANLPLTLKGLSRFYSEGAFINVYMCDLNLTGFFPGLNDVIPIIVNAATPGNVAQHTPRCRNMANG; encoded by the coding sequence ATGAAATTCCGTGGCCCGCTGATCGGGCTTGCGGTCTTCATGACCGTGGCGCTGACACTCGGCTGGTTGGTGTTCGCTACGCTGCGCCGCGATGTATCGGGAAGCACCACGGCGTATTCGGCGGTGTTCACCGATGTGTACGGACTGCGTGACGGTGATGACGTGCGCATGGCGGGGGTCCGGGTAGGCCGAGTGCAGAAGATCGAGCTGGTCAACAACGACCAGGCCAGGGTCGACTTCGTGGTCCAGAACGACCAGAAGCTGTACGGCAACACGGTTGCCTCGGTGACCTACCAGAACATCGTGGGCCAGCGTTATCTCGGTCTGGCGCTGGGTAAGTCGGGCGACACCAATGTGCTGCCGGGTGGGTCGACCATCCCGGTGGAGCGCACGGACCCGTCCTTTGACGTGACCACGCTGCTCAACGGTTACGAGCCGCTGTTCAGCACGCTGTCGCCCGAGCAGGCCGACAATCTGACCAAGGGCGTCATTCAGTCACTACAGGGTGATAACGCCTCGATCGTCACGCTGGTCAGTCAAACATCAACTTTGACAAAGACTTTTGCAGGTCGTGACCAGGCCTTGGGTAATGCCATCACCAGCCTGAACACCGTCACCGGCAATCTTGCGCAGCAGAACGACAACCTCGACACGATGCTGACTCAGACACGGCAGACGGTGTCGGATCTGGATCGCAAGCGGCCCGAGCTGGTGTCCTCGGTGGGCTCGATGGCGCAGTCCATGAGACGCCTGTCGAAGATCACCGACGAGGTGTACCCCTCGCTCGATGAACTCATCACCCGCCAGCCGGGTTTCGGAAAGCACGTGGTGAGTATCGAACCGCAATACGCGTTCCTCGGGGCCAACCTGCCGCTCACTCTGAAGGGGCTGTCTCGCTTCTACTCAGAGGGAGCGTTCATCAACGTCTACATGTGCGATCTGAACCTCACCGGCTTCTTCCCCGGTCTCAACGACGTGATACCGATCATCGTCAACGCCGCCACGCCTGGAAACGTCGCCCAGCACACCCCACGATGCCGGAACATGGCCAATGGCTGA
- a CDS encoding MlaD family protein, with translation MPNSFEVDGRGPSERQLLTMAAVTLIAIVALTATMLLKSAGRLDDYLRVVADLTNVGDGLPQKSDVKYHGVLVGEVDDVTPATGNLPNFVHINLKPQYAKAIPATATARVVPSNVFAVSSVQLVDRGPGAPIRAGAHIAEDQELPTVLFQTTVSKLRDVLNATGRGREDNSVGILAAVAAATDSRRVKLLTGGAQLNRLITQLNEVVATDSGPSTISALLDATEGLKQTAPDLLDSLHQAVRPMQTLAENREQLTSLVHAGLTTVGTTKQAFDNHTDQLIGITTHMTPPIGVFATDADKFVPIFRNMNKLSRNWFEQMWVADRDIPHMPIAVTLAPSYTYTRVDCPRYGDLKGPSCFTAPEQVVRPDLPETLLPQNYKVPPNLQPPRGTVVGPNGNLVAVGPPYVVPPGGPNLVDPNPPLPPWHPFPEPRVPGTHDPDDLEPPPPPQAPPIPPAPVAPGAHDSGGVPIVPASFGGNVGPVGSQHERDQLGVITGGLRTPATQLLLGPVARGTAVSFVKEGSQ, from the coding sequence ATGCCAAACTCCTTCGAAGTGGACGGCCGGGGACCGTCCGAGAGGCAGCTGCTCACCATGGCCGCCGTCACGCTCATCGCAATCGTGGCCCTCACCGCGACCATGCTGCTCAAGTCCGCCGGCCGCCTCGACGATTACCTGCGCGTGGTCGCCGACCTGACGAATGTCGGAGACGGGCTGCCGCAGAAGTCGGACGTGAAGTATCACGGTGTACTGGTCGGCGAGGTAGACGACGTCACCCCGGCCACCGGTAACTTGCCGAACTTCGTACACATCAACCTCAAACCGCAGTACGCCAAGGCAATCCCGGCGACAGCAACCGCCCGTGTGGTGCCGAGCAATGTGTTCGCGGTGTCTTCGGTGCAGCTTGTCGACCGCGGGCCGGGTGCGCCCATCCGTGCCGGAGCCCATATCGCCGAAGACCAAGAGTTGCCGACGGTGCTGTTCCAGACCACCGTGAGCAAGTTGCGTGATGTTCTCAATGCCACCGGCCGTGGTCGCGAGGACAATTCGGTGGGCATCCTCGCGGCGGTAGCCGCCGCTACCGACAGTCGCCGCGTCAAACTGCTCACCGGCGGCGCCCAGCTCAACCGGCTTATTACCCAATTGAACGAGGTCGTGGCGACTGACTCGGGCCCTTCAACGATCTCGGCACTTCTCGATGCCACCGAAGGCCTCAAGCAGACCGCACCCGATCTGTTGGATTCGCTACATCAGGCAGTGCGGCCGATGCAGACGCTCGCCGAAAACCGTGAGCAGCTCACAAGTCTGGTACACGCGGGGCTGACCACGGTGGGCACCACCAAGCAGGCTTTCGATAACCACACCGATCAGTTGATCGGTATCACCACACACATGACGCCCCCGATCGGCGTCTTCGCCACCGATGCCGACAAGTTCGTTCCGATCTTCCGGAACATGAACAAGCTGTCCCGCAACTGGTTTGAGCAGATGTGGGTGGCAGATCGGGACATTCCGCATATGCCGATCGCGGTGACACTGGCTCCGAGCTACACCTACACGCGCGTGGACTGCCCGCGGTACGGCGACCTGAAGGGGCCGAGCTGTTTCACCGCTCCGGAACAGGTGGTGCGACCGGATCTGCCCGAGACGCTACTCCCGCAGAACTACAAGGTGCCGCCGAATCTGCAACCGCCTCGCGGAACAGTCGTGGGCCCCAACGGAAATCTGGTTGCGGTGGGTCCGCCGTATGTGGTGCCGCCGGGCGGCCCGAATCTGGTGGATCCCAACCCGCCGCTGCCGCCGTGGCATCCCTTTCCGGAGCCGCGTGTTCCGGGCACCCACGATCCCGATGATCTGGAGCCGCCTCCGCCGCCCCAGGCGCCACCGATCCCGCCCGCACCGGTAGCTCCCGGTGCCCATGACAGTGGAGGCGTGCCCATCGTCCCCGCATCGTTCGGCGGGAACGTCGGGCCTGTTGGTAGCCAGCATGAACGGGATCAGCTCGGCGTGATCACCGGCGGTCTGCGAACTCCTGCCACACAACTGCTGCTTGGCCCCGTGGCCCGCGGGACCGCGGTGTCGTTCGTGAAGGAAGGATCGCAATGA
- a CDS encoding MlaE family ABC transporter permease, giving the protein MTVSSYLSPRFRPFVIVYNKIRSPMARFGHMVAFFFRALAGVPVVLRQYRKEFLRHLSDIAWGNGSLVVGGGTAGVALVLGITAGALVAIESYNFLDLLGLGPATGIISSLASTRELAPIMASLAFAMQAGCRFTAQLGSMRIAEEIDAMDSVAIRPIPFLVTTRLMASIIAVIPLYVACLAVSYLSCQVMVQILSGSSVGSYLHYFGIGVSGIDVVYSVIKTIVFVWLASTIQCYYGFYASGGPEGVGIAAGHAMRAAITIVIVVNMLLTMALWSVDAGARLGG; this is encoded by the coding sequence ATGACGGTATCCAGCTATCTGTCGCCACGGTTTCGCCCGTTTGTCATCGTTTACAACAAGATTCGCTCTCCTATGGCCCGATTCGGCCATATGGTTGCCTTCTTCTTCAGGGCTCTTGCCGGTGTTCCCGTGGTGCTGCGGCAGTATCGAAAGGAGTTCCTGCGGCACCTGTCCGATATCGCCTGGGGCAATGGCTCATTAGTGGTGGGTGGAGGAACGGCCGGGGTGGCATTGGTCCTCGGGATCACGGCCGGCGCACTGGTGGCCATCGAGTCGTACAACTTCCTGGACTTGCTGGGGCTGGGCCCGGCGACGGGCATCATCAGCTCGCTGGCCAGCACGCGAGAGCTGGCGCCGATCATGGCCTCGTTGGCATTCGCGATGCAGGCGGGTTGTCGGTTCACCGCGCAGCTCGGCTCGATGCGGATCGCGGAGGAGATCGACGCGATGGATTCGGTTGCCATTAGACCGATTCCGTTCCTGGTCACCACTCGACTCATGGCATCGATCATCGCCGTCATTCCGCTGTACGTCGCATGCTTGGCCGTCAGCTACCTGTCCTGCCAGGTTATGGTGCAGATTCTCAGCGGGAGCTCGGTGGGCTCGTACCTGCATTACTTCGGCATCGGTGTCAGCGGTATCGACGTCGTGTACTCCGTCATCAAGACCATCGTGTTCGTCTGGCTGGCATCAACTATCCAGTGCTACTACGGCTTCTACGCAAGCGGCGGCCCTGAGGGTGTCGGCATCGCCGCCGGGCACGCCATGCGTGCTGCCATCACCATCGTGATCGTCGTCAACATGCTGCTCACCATGGCGCTCTGGAGTGTGGACGCCGGCGCCAGGCTGGGTGGCTAG